In Heliangelus exortis chromosome 3, bHelExo1.hap1, whole genome shotgun sequence, the genomic stretch TACAGCAAGCACCAGTGCGACTGGCTGAGGTacaggagcattttttttttccctagattAGCTCTGTCACTGTGACCTCCTTCTGTATTTCCACTGGATAAATTCAAATCTGTGTAAAATACCACAGTACATATTCCAGTGTGTGCCAGTTGTTTGTCTTTACTAGAGGCTTCCCACCAATTCAGCCATCTGGGCAAAACATACATATAGATGGAAGGTCTCTATTTTGCACATTTCTACAGAAGAAATATTCTAGACTTGTAGCTGACGTCTCCATCCAATGTTTTACATGTTgctttatgttttgttttggttttatgtatTATGTTGATATTAGAAACACCTGGGTATCATCACATAGCTGACTTCCCTCAGCTATGCTAGCCCAGTACCAACACAGCCCACATCTTTACAGTGACTGAAACATAAGGAAGTACACAGGATTTAGTAAGACAGAATATGCAGCTAAATACATTGAGATATTCTTTGTACAGATAAACGCAAACTGTATTTAGCTACATGCAATTTCACTGTTCAAATTTTGTCAAAAGatgcaaaattattaaaataatttcaaagcagTTAATTGCACTTCCAGACTGTAATGACAAGGAACCAAGATCAGTCTGTCCTGAGTGAAATGGACAGCAGTAATGATTTTAGGCACAAACGGGACATGGTACAAAAATATGTAGGTGTAAGGCTGCCTTGAgtaccattttaaaaaatacaaaaacacaGCTCTTTCATTAGGGCTGGATTCCTTTAACTGGAGATTAATTCCATTACAGTGTAATACAAAAAGGTAAATAATTTAGAATATTATCACCCCAGTCAGTATTTGGGGCATTCCTTTTATGAGTTCACATAAAACATAAAGAGCCAATTAACATTTGGGTATTTTACATAAACCAAGCAATGGACCTCTCACTATTCTCTGGTACAGACACAAGagtttttctgttaaaaatgttaGGAGTGCTCCATATGGTCATGCCCACGCTTTAAAACTAAGGGATTTCAAAGCAATAAACAAGATTTTCAAACCTGGGTGCTTTTCTTGAAGGGAAATTAGCTGATCTAAGTGATGCAACAGGCAGAGAGACTTTATTTCCCCTGCCTCCTGCTTACCCTTATCTTAATTAACTTTGAAGCAGCAGGGAACTCAGCAGAGAGGCACAGTAATGATGCAGGAAACACAAGAACACAGAGCATGTCTCCTTGGCCTGAGAACATTCCCTCTGACACATTACACAATAGCAACTAGCTAGTATAATTTGCCCCTGTCACTGAGAGAGTGGAGAGGAAAGACTAGACATTCTTGTCTAGGCATAcacattcattaaaaaaagaggaaatttgGGGAGTCTCttctaacttaaaaaaaaaaaaaaaaaaaaaaaaaagagagagacagtcTGCCTGACAGTCTGCCTTGTAAGGgtctctggggaaaaaaaatgggagtgTGTGTGAGGCTTGAACTCTTGCAGACAAGTGTCATCATTTCCcagtttcctttttcatttatttataacAGAGGCTGACTAGTAAGAACATGCAAGAAAgtattaatttgcttttaatcaggaagaaagagatggaggatTCAGCACTCATTACCTTCTTCATCCAGGAGGACCATGATACTGTCTCTATGTGTATGTCCAAAAAACTGCCCCGCAATAACACTACTGTATTTCCGAAAAATCTTTACCAGTCTCTCATTGTAATACTCCCTGATAGCTGTAGTATTCCTTGCATATGGCAAGTATCCTATTGGTACATGTCCTATTATGTAAACCTAAGAAATCAGATACAAAAAGCACAGTTAGCATTTGTTTGAAACTTACACTGTTAGGGGTAACTTACAGGTAGTTACCATGATTTCATAATAATGCTATCTTAGAAATGGCATTCTGAAAGCTATAAATCACAACGGTTTTGTAATACAAACTACAAACAGAACATTTAACTTCAtaatgagaagagaaaaaaaaccaacaacaaagcAGATTATCAGATTATTTCCTTGTGAATTCACTATATTCTTGTCAAAAAGTTCCAATAAATCTATGCATGATTTTAGGTCAAAGGAAAATCTGGTAATTAttatgaatgaaaaaataagctACTAGGGCGGGACTTCTGACTTGGTTCCAACTGCACGAACCAACTAATATGCTGCAGGGCTTTTTATGAGGAAGGAAATATCTCCTTTCTCCTGACTGTAATATATTTCTCTTAATTACAACAATGTAGCAAATTGTAAACATGTTTCAAATTAAACACCTTTTCTGGTCAGGTGATGATCCAATTCCCACACCAATCAATCAAACACAAGCCAACAATTTATAACCTCACTTCAAAACCTGAGTATTGTAAGACATTTTATTATAACACTCAAATCAGAGCAATTGCTGTAGCTGGCTAAGTTATGGTTGACaaactcctttttatttttttatacttgtAATTACATAAAAATCTAAGTGAAATATGCTAGTTTTTGTCTTAGGCCAATggtgcacattttaaaatgaaagattcCGAGTAGAGTACAAAGTAAGAAACAAAAGTGAAAGTATTAAGTATTTTCATACTGGTTTCTACACTATTTTAcatattagaaaagaaaaattattttattgtataaTTTGTGATACTGCATTCAACTACTTTATTGTTGTCATATAACATGCATATTCAAGgacatattattaaaaaaataaattttgaatttgCAGTATCCTTGGCAGCATTAATACTCTTCTAGAATCATGCTTATATTTCCATTGCTTCTACTTCttactgctcttttttttcctttgcaaagctTAAACAAATAACACTGATGGGTTCTGCTCACAGCTCCTaccttttcattcttttgtaAAGAGGTTTCCAGTATTGCCTCCAGCCAGGCAAACTGGTGGGCTGGGTCAGTGACATTCACAGTTACACTGTTGGGGCTGTAATACAAATTTGTGTTCAGACTGATTATCCTGAGTGGCTGAGAGCTACCGCTGGATTCAAACAGCTGTGTGTAGAAGCCACCTGTGAAAATAACACCAACATCAtctcaaaaataaaagccttcaAAGCACTTTAGAGTGGATACACAGCACTGGCAAAATACTCAGCCTTACTCGTCCTAATAAAGGCAAATGTCATGGTTATTCAAGCCACGCATCACCTTATCACAACAGGACATCTTAAGAATCTGGtttcagtaatattttagtGGAACAAGTTGACACTGAAACTTTTATGAACTCTTCTCTGTAACTGCCTTTGTGTTTATTTGACAGCTTTTATATGCAATTATCCAAGTGACATGCAAGAAGTGCCCTGTAAAATTTCTTCCACACTGAGAAATGCAGTAACTGTTGAAGTCCACATTTCTTGAAATAGTGCAAACATAGATTCCTCCATGGAGAACTGAGTTTAGTAGCCTTGTACTTTGAAAGTCATTTCACTTCAGACTGGAATATGATGAAAAGTAAAGATCACATTCTCAGTCCAAGCTCCTAAAGCTCTCCATGGCATACAAAACTTCTTCAATTGTTCCCATTTCATAGTTCATGGACTTCAATGGGGCCATGGTAACAGGGCTATAACAATATACCTTAACTTCAGGTCTGTCctttcaagttttatttttcctgttaaagATTCTACTTCTACTCTTACCCAGAGCTCCTTCCCATTCAGGACACAAAAACATAAGTTAAACTTCTAAATCCCTAATGTTTGAGCAGATTGGAAACTAGGTTGAACTTTTCAGTCCTTtgccaaaatgaaaaatcataaTTAGGATATCAGTATTCTCACAGTTTACTAAGATGGACACAAATATGATGCAATTAATAATATAATCACTGAGACTACGGGCTATTATAACTTGAACAAATATGTGCCTATTCAATATGCTCTGAAGTACATACAGtatcaaaagagaaataatattttatcatctttttaACAACCAAATTTAAGTACTCTTGTGCATCATACGTCTTTATCTAAAATACATTCTATGGTCTTGAATGCAGTATTTCAAATGTATTGGTACAAAGGCAATAAAACTGTATGTGTTATAAGAAGCAGTTAAGTATTGCATCAGAAGAGAACAAATGTACCCTAAAGATAAACATTGCTATTCAAAAAGACAAGTAACTTCTTCCAGGAGAAGCATTATAGATAATCCATTGTGTTGATTCATCCTACAAGACTTAGCCAAACAAATTGGACCAAACTATAGAAACATTAATTCCCTAAGCCCTAGCTTTACAATGCATTACGGGcatattttaccttttctgaAGGTATTGATTGCTTCATCAGTTAGCCACGGTTTCCAGAAATCTGCTACAGCATTGTAAACTTCACTGGTAGTTACAGGAAGCTGATCCTGTGAGAGAGGAGAACTGGCCTAAGTCTTAGCATtcaaacacacagacaaaaaaaaaaaaaaaaaaaaaaaaaaaaaaaaaaaaaaaaaaatcactaaattaTCCCACCTGTCCTCCTGTGTAACATTTAAGTGTATCCAGTCATCACCAGAAAGCACtcaagaaaggagaagaaaagaaacttctgAACATCCAGTATTGTTGATCAGGTACAAATGACTGAACTTAGACCATAATACATGGCGCTGTTAATGAACTGATAAACTAATGCCAGAAGCAGGTCAAACCTTAGGGACACAGTAAACTGGAAAACCATACATTCTGCacatttaataaatacataaattgaAGTTATGAAGTCTAAACATAAAGTTTTATGGAAGAAAATCTTGAACTTAAGCTCCTTTTTCAGAAGGTGAATTTTTCAAGCAATGTGGGGTTCATAGTAGCTTTCCAAAAACTCCACTGCTGCCTTAAGAAACATTCTGGTGTTCTTCACAAATATTTCCACGATATCCTGTAGTTCTAgtaacaaaacatttaaaacataaagttttttgttaatgttttctCCCACTGCCTCTAATTAGGACTGTAACACCCTCTGGTCTAAGCCAAGTAATGCCCAAGCACCACACTTGCTAAGAGCCATGCTTTCATCTAACCCTGAAAGAAAGATTCCAGCCTGTCCTTGCCTTTCCTATAATAACTGCTTGGATTCCTGGtgcaagaacaaaaaaaaaaaaaaaaaaaaaaaaaaaaggtcaaaaaatagAAACAGTATTACAGTGTATGTTTTCTTACACATAAATTTTGACCTTTCTAAAATCTCTGAAACTAAACCTACACTATTAGAGGCTTAGGCACTAAGTCTCTGTCTAGGAGTAGTGCAATCAGAACTCTGCTCAGACATCAGTTGCTTGCAGTGCACAAATACCACTTATTGAGAAAGCTTTGAGCCATAACAGTTCAGCCAGAGCTAACAGCCAGTaacaaacacagcaaaagcTGCTCTTAGATAAGAGGCAATGTTATGGACTGAAGGTGGTTTAGACTCAAGCAAGTCAGGGCTCTGTGAACTTGTGGATTAGACAGTAGTACAGCAATTTGTTTTAAAGAGGGGCaaggaggtgaaaaaaataagactgTGCAGAAAAACTGTGGTCACAATATACAATCTTTGATAGGTATCCCAATGCTTGATTAAGCTGAGTAGTATTTTTAATAGGCTCTGCAAGAAAAATCATCCAAGACTGTTAAATTCTGAAGACAGACAGGTCAAAACAAAATAGCAATACAATTTTTCAGTGCATGGTGAGGCACAGCTTTCACACTTGCTCTGGAACAGCCTAGAGTGTGTGGCTTGCTCCACATTGCTCCCAGTCTCCAGGACGCTTGCCAAGCATGTCaatatgaaaaacagaaatgtcatcaacagcagaaaaaaaaagccaacaaccTGAAATGACCCCATAGCGGAGAATTTCTGACCCCCTACTGATAGTCTTTTtcaaacagcaacagaaaaatatgcCAGGTTCTGCACATCAATGAAGCCTGCCATTTCAATGCAAAgtatcacagaaacacagagaaaatgagaagttATTTCATTCAGCAGCCTGCTACAAAATACTAttcactgcctgcctgcctgcctctcctGATCatcttttttccatcttcagaTTTATTTTCGCAAACAAAACTCAGATTTGTTGGGCAAATCACTACATTGTCTACAAGATTGTTGTATATGGTTTTCTCCTGTATCAAAGTAGATTGCTGACTGATAACTATTACTAAATGAGACTTCAGTTAAGGTGTTACTTATCAAAATACTTCATCAGTGGTTTCTGGTGAACGAATCTGGTTCTTTGTCAATGCATATGACAAGGTGAAGCTGTACTTCCAAAGTAGGAACAGGAGACACTGAAGTCCCTGCTTGGTTTGTGCACTCACATTTCCATCATTTGTTTAGTTTCCCCTaacatttcccttttccctctctgatCAGCTCTTACTCTCTGATTCAGGAATCACTAACTCCAGCAATGATACAAGCAATAACAGAAACACCTACTACACCAAGATATACCCTGACAGACCTAACAAATAAcacagaaagctggaaaaaaaaaagtctttgggAGTGTGAAAGGGGGTTACTGAACTCCTAGTAGGCATTTCAAACAAAGTATTTAGCTGACCTGCTCCACATCCCTTCCGATCCCCTCAGATCCAATGACAGAATTTGCTTCTCAGTCCATTATGCTGCCAGATCAGCCCACAACATGCTTTAAAGGACACATGAAGCAACTGTTTGCTTTTGCTATGCCAAGAACAATATTCGCAGAacactgaaagtaaaaaaacacTGTCCTCAGCTTCAGTGGTGCACATATCCAGTAAATTGTTTATGCAAGCATTTTTAAGTGCCccataaggaagaaaaaagatctaTTTTCAATAATAGCAGCAAAATTATGGGAACATTGCAGACATTCTGCCATTAGTCTGATAAAAAACGTCCAGTGATGTCAGCAGACAGGCTTCCAGTAGGCCTTGAATCTTACCACATGCTCACAGATCTACCAAGAATGTAATTTTTGACAGATTAAATTATTGTACACACATGCATGACtcacagagcaagaaaaaataagtgtATATTAAGTAGGATGAGACCTGGTGGTTCTAAGCCATGAGGAAAGATTAGCAGCAAATTTGCATGACCTCagaaaatgtagatttttaCCTGGCATCAGTATTTGATTGGGTAAcgtaaaaaagagagagatgtaCTTTCTGGTCTCGATTGGaactatttaaattttaaatgctaACTGAAGAACTGTAGAATACTCTTTCCAGAGTAATGGTTACACAAATTTAACTCCTGATTTTTCATGCCTGGTTCCTGAGGGGGTTAGGAACACAGTCAgtaaaacacacaaacaaattaCTAATTTGTTTTACCTGTGGCCAGTAGTCATGATTGCCCAAGGCTGGGAAAACCTGAAGATCTGGAAAGAAACTACGAATTGTAGAACTCATATTGCCAATGATGCTAATGACCAACTTTGTGGAAAGTTCTTTTATGGGAACATGAGGAGGGCTAtctctgaaaaaggaaaaggctttgtTAGCAAAGGTTTATTAGCAACATAAGTAAAgacaaaaaattctgcaaacaCATCTACATTCTAGCATGTAATACTACTATAGACTCCTTAATTAAAAACACTATTGTCTAAAATGCTCTCTGtaaaggctttttaaaagaaaaaagaaaagaaaacaaaaacaaataagtAGTCTAATGCTTGTCCTATGATTCACATTTatcataaataaaatttcttagAACTTAACTCCATTGTTTTGAGGTACTGTACAGTTTGAGTTATAATCTTCCATTACCTGCACCTTATGAAATTATTCTTCCCCTTTTAACAACACCCTATAGAAAATTAAGTACAATAAGACAAGTGAAATAATCACTTGTCTTTTTATGTTCATATTTCttaacaccccccccccacagcaAAAATAAGGCACACATTTACAGCATTCTTTCTAGCAAAAATGGCCCTGCCATTGATAAACAAACTAGTTCTCACAAACACTCAGAGATAGTAGTGTCTCTGATAAACAATCCATTGATGtgtacaattaaaaaaaaaaaagtgatggtAGGATGGAGAGTTTTGCGAAATTAATGTTACTTTTACGAATACCTAGAACACAACAGGACACGGTGCTATCAAGTTACTCATCTATCTCATGTCTCCCTTTCACACTTCTTTCTCCAGATCCACGGCTAAGGCACACAAAGAAAGTACTATTTTGCCCATTTTCTAGTAAGGAAGATTGGCATTGGAAAGGTGaacatttttctcaaaaaggGACAGTACACATCCAAAATACTGCAATTAGAGACTACGAAACCATATTTTCTTTAGAAGCACATGCAGCTATGAGTGATAGGAATGATGACACACCATCTACACCACTACTATCCTCCCCATAGCTAGCCCCTGATCTAGAATTCATGCAGAATGCACTGAACCTGAATTGTAACTTTATGCTCTTTAGagtatatatgtataaaatataccACTGCTTGGTTCTAGTTACCTCTTAGAACACCAGATATAGTTTAAGGGTATCTTCTAAAAAGGGATGTACTTCATATTTAATGACATTAAGACCTACAAAATTCAATACCTCCCATAATAATTAATTCCAGTCAGCTATTCCTCTGAcgtttcttcttgctttttccaCTTCCCAGCCTCCCCACACCATTTCAATTGACTTATACTAATATAGTCATCTGGCATATGTCCCATTGAATGGTCCataaattttcagaaattattacaGAGATCAAAATCTGTTCCTGAGGTCTTATATATATTCTCACTCAGTCTTCTACTTATTAGCCattcagaaaaatttaaaagtagcATTTGTGAGATACTAAACTCAGATCTGCTATGCAAATACTAACTTGTGAATTACTACACTATATGGCTACTCAGCTGTTAAAAGTTTTAATGGCAGAGTGGCTTGAACACTTACCCTGTCCAAATCATGAATGAAACCTGCTGGTTTGAGTCCTTCATGAATGCAAATGCTGACAAAATAAGTTGATATGGAGAATCACATAAAAAGTCTCCAAAAGGGCCTGGGTTGGAGGCATTGGCTCCTTT encodes the following:
- the SMPDL3A gene encoding cyclic GMP-AMP phosphodiesterase SMPDL3A isoform X1 — translated: MALRGGRAARLTLGFALLCSALQAAPAAPQPHSAVGQFWHVSDLHLDPTYHITPDRTKVCSSSKGANASNPGPFGDFLCDSPYQLILSAFAFMKDSNQQVSFMIWTGDSPPHVPIKELSTKLVISIIGNMSSTIRSFFPDLQVFPALGNHDYWPQDQLPVTTSEVYNAVADFWKPWLTDEAINTFRKGGFYTQLFESSGSSQPLRIISLNTNLYYSPNSVTVNVTDPAHQFAWLEAILETSLQKNEKVYIIGHVPIGYLPYARNTTAIREYYNERLVKIFRKYSSVIAGQFFGHTHRDSIMVLLDEEEKPVNSLFVAPAVTPVKNVWQMESNNPGVRLYQYDLLDYSLLDLWQFYLDLRDANKKNESNWKLEYILTKAYGIEDLKPESLYEMAKRLSVPHSTLFEQYYSNYIVSYDKTIVCEEGCKTCQLCAIQYLDYSSYIDCINREAAWR
- the SMPDL3A gene encoding cyclic GMP-AMP phosphodiesterase SMPDL3A isoform X2, producing the protein MKDSNQQVSFMIWTGDSPPHVPIKELSTKLVISIIGNMSSTIRSFFPDLQVFPALGNHDYWPQDQLPVTTSEVYNAVADFWKPWLTDEAINTFRKGGFYTQLFESSGSSQPLRIISLNTNLYYSPNSVTVNVTDPAHQFAWLEAILETSLQKNEKVYIIGHVPIGYLPYARNTTAIREYYNERLVKIFRKYSSVIAGQFFGHTHRDSIMVLLDEEEKPVNSLFVAPAVTPVKNVWQMESNNPGVRLYQYDLLDYSLLDLWQFYLDLRDANKKNESNWKLEYILTKAYGIEDLKPESLYEMAKRLSVPHSTLFEQYYSNYIVSYDKTIVCEEGCKTCQLCAIQYLDYSSYIDCINREAAWR